From the Nitrosomonadales bacterium genome, one window contains:
- a CDS encoding helix-turn-helix domain-containing protein — MNTFDVVRAAAGGMAVVPEKQAGEIVGGISVKTLRNLRAEGKELLPTIEIGGRRYVCISDIAEFIDQRRPKSIPSTSSITALPVDKLPRRVGRPKKSELRKAMDLPDRTLRS; from the coding sequence ATGAATACCTTTGACGTAGTTCGTGCTGCTGCCGGAGGAATGGCGGTGGTGCCAGAAAAACAGGCAGGTGAGATTGTCGGAGGAATCTCGGTAAAGACTCTAAGAAACCTTAGAGCCGAAGGAAAAGAACTGCTCCCAACTATTGAGATCGGCGGTCGTCGGTATGTCTGTATCTCCGATATTGCTGAATTCATTGACCAACGACGGCCCAAATCTATTCCATCAACATCATCAATTACCGCGCTTCCAGTTGACAAACTGCCAAGACGGGTCGGTCGCCCCAAAAAATCCGAGTTACGCAAAGCTATGGACTTGCCTGATCGTACCCTACGATCTTGA